Within the Vigna angularis cultivar LongXiaoDou No.4 chromosome 10, ASM1680809v1, whole genome shotgun sequence genome, the region GAGTCAATCTGGAAAAGGTAATAGAATCAAAAGGGACCACCATTTTCTGAAAGTTCACGTAAAGAAGAGGAGGAAAGTGGAGTTGATGGCTTGGCAATTCTCACAAGGAAGGGAGTTCACGGGAAGGATTATGAACAGAGAAGTCACGGGAGGCCCTGAGTTTTGCTATAAATTGGCAGCAACAAAGCAGAGAATGTATTAGTTTTAGGAGTAGGTTTAGGTTACGTTCTTGCTTGGTTTTctcctcccctttggggaggttttATGATTTGATTCAATTTGCATTTTCCAGTAGCAAGCTCTCTCAGTTCCATTTTCAAACAGTGCAAAATGTAGTTTTCATTTCTGAAGCTTGTACCCTTTGCTCGTTTCATTTTAGTTGCAGAAGgattttaatttaagtgttaAATCTTTGATGAAAGTCcattttaagtgtttttattttacctcttttattttatcgtttATCGTTTTCTACACCGTTAAATTCTGTCATTTTGTTTGATCGTTCATGTTATTTTCAATGTCATTTTCACGAATTATTTTTACTGATGCTTTGGAGAATTTTTAATTACAGTGTTGTTATGTTTTCTGTATATTTATTGTTACAACGTTTTAATTTCAAAGACTGATAAATTTTACCGTTTCTGGATTTTTACTGTTCCATTTTTAccgtgtttaaaatttatttcagtatttttaatttcagttgtgtttaaattctagtttttaaattttatttaccgcaCAAAACATTCACAAACTTTCCCCTCCCCCACTTCgtgtaaaaaaatctgagactaaaccaccaaaattggtccttgagagacgacctaggagtcaaatcctagtaatatactgcattcttaattgcacatcaaatttgacattcttgtatcaaatttgtatgaccgcgacagtcgtagcaaattttggcgtcgttgccggggaccagtgacggtttggttttagatttttgttgtataaagttttgttctgttaatatgattgttttgtgtgttttgtcttgtatatttttgtaggcgacaacgacaccttcagcaaattttggcggcgttgtcacttcagtccaggttcttgttttagatttttactatttttgttttattacgtggttgtaatatatgttttgtcttttatatttttattgtgttgtgttttgtattatatctgttaattaaaaaaattaattaataaaaaaaaattttaaaaaaaaaattgttctgtcttgtttgtgtctgaagcatgtttaattgtgttgtgatgtgatgttctattCTCTGTATGCGTGTCATATGTATTTTatctgttaaaaaaaaaaaatttcctgtgttttattttgaattttttgttttagatgtctacctattttaattttgtgaacaGTGTTTATTCTGCCGATACCTCTAATTATGAATCTCCTTCTGCATGGTACTTTAATTATTCTGCTGATTTTTGTAATGAGAACAATATTGCGCATCCTCTAGTGAGGGGCATACATGATGATGTTGCCCAGTCTATATCAGATTTTGAAAGCAAGTTGGACGATAAGATTGACTCTCTTGAGAAGTTGGTGACACAATTGACTACCAACCGGAGATCTACATCTCCATCTGCGTCTGTTGCACGACTATGCGCTATTTGTCCTTCCAGTAACCACTATACAGATGCATGTCCTTCTTTGCAGCACCCTGTTGCCTCTGATGCGCCTCAAGCTTATTCTACGAACATCTACAACAGGCAACAAAAACAGCAACAACAGCAGATGCAATTTTATGATGCTCCCTTTCAAATAACTCCTCAACCTTCAACTTCTGaacctacattgaaggagttattagagcagatgaccatgcagaatctcaagttcaagcaagagagcatgaagatccagcaggaaactcaagctgccatgcagaATCTGAGTAATCAGATcaggcagatggccactcttgcacctgaggagaatgctgaagtttttgaggaccaggcaagaataagcagtaCTATGGAGCCAGGTAGACCATTTTTATCTTCCACCGTGGAGGTAAATGTACCTCAACTTGAATGTGCAGTTGATGAATTGGAAATTCATGAGAAAATTTCTACTgagcaaaaacatgtttattctGAAACTGATATAGATTTGATTGACAATTCTGAAGTTTTTGATTCAGTATTAGTTTCTGAAACCATTGATATAAATGTTGTGTTGAATGAACATGATTACAGTGATGAAATTTCCATTGATAATAGCTTTGAACTGAATGTGGATTTTGTTGATAATGCATAtgtcaatattgattttgagaCAGGAATTTTGCAATCGCACAACATGATAGAGTTAGAACAAAATTTCGATCTGACTCAGTTTTCTGAGAATTGTGAATGTGATTGTGAATCTGGTTCTTGCCCgatttgtattgaaattgattatgtgttACAAACAGATTCTGAATTCATAACAGATGTTATTGATTATGAGTTTGATGACAATGTTACAAAAGTAAATGAGAATACAGGTATTACTCCGGTGTCTCAGACTCAACAACTGCTAGTGGACAGAAGGCTCCTGATTTTATTGATTCAACAACTTGCTCGGAGGAGAAGCAAGAAAAGTCTTGATTTGAATGAGAGGGCAGTACTGGGCGAGCTGCTCCTGAAGACATCTTCGCCGGATCCTGAGGTGGAAGATATATCATTGATGGTCCagaattggcaactgccaccatgatcAGGGAGCACTCTTTCTCCTCATTATGTACATATTATTTAGCTTTTCTAGTGTGTTTTCATGGTtgcatttatttcattttaaattttattttttttaaattgtgcgcatgaattaaatttaaaaaaaaaaactttgtgataaaattttttgtttaaaagcgTGCCAAATATGTATTctgatatgtatatttatttcttagttttcaaattgttatctttaaaaaaaaaaaatcaaaaattcaaaaaaattgttttgcgtGTTCCATGATTTTATTTCGACCttctgtttctttttatttcatacCAATAAAAATTTTCACTTCTGATCttaattttccttattttccttcACTGTAAATAAATTTCTTAGTTATTTCATACTCagtattgtttgaaaatttgtttagaCTAAGAAAGATTTCATTCATCAttgcaaaaaaaattacagtaatTGAGAAAAGGAAATTTATCAGATCTGAAAATAAATTTGCAGTAGATATTTGTGAAAATAAAGTtgttcgatcatttctgatcgttaatattacagaccaaaaaaaaaaaaaaaacataaaaacataaaaacataaaaaaaaaaaaaataattaagtgttCATATTACAACCCTTTTTCTGGCCACACTTGgccaataaaaacataaaaaaaaaaaaaacaaaaataacataaaacattaaaatcgaAAGAactctcgagctggttgtggtggtctaagggagagctccgttgagggagctctggtacgaAAAGTCACGAGCGGAGGCGGAGGAATCTCTGTTTCTGGATCGATTATGATAGGAATGGGGAAGAGGTCcaacagcctcggtgccctcattaccacccagccattttctttcaaacaaaaaaaaaaaattgtcaataataataataataataaaaaaaaaaaattcaataaaagtgAGATCTGATGAGAGCTCTTACcgtacatgtatagcggcagttgtgaaaactgagtgccagtggggtctatctccgcttgccagcgcctgacccggttgccgtgattgttgaaccagcagtgcacgttgtattcgctggcatctccgtaggtccttagtcgagacgtgatctcgacgacttgcgctcggcttggatgagtgaccccatagttgaagatgttggtcatcatcttgacctgatcatctgttggacgccaccgctggctggtgtatctctcgatttccatctcgctcatcatattctaaaacataaaaaaaaaaacaataaaaaataaaaaaataaaaaaaaaaacagaaaaataaaaggcataaaaaaaaattagactagttctgtgttttctttatttgttcttgtttccttttagatttattttgtctaGTCTGTATTTGAAGTTTTAGtgtctggtctcagatctgtttcacggtccttgcaaaagggtcctaaacggatctacgtccagttgtccagttgtccttgtccatattgttcttgtatattatgtttctgtgtttattttgttttaagtggggtacgtggcgttgttctacccgattgtctctgccataccttcaaacgaagggagattaacgtctggtttccagccgatataccccttaaattttaagacaattgtgttttatgtgttttaagtgtttttctttttgtttagaaaaaaaattgaaaaggagaagaaggaaagcaggaaatggaaaataaaaggcagaaagaaaagaagaacgaAGAAAAGGAAAGCATAAAAGAAGATAGATCGGGCAGGGGGAGAGGACAAgctgaatataaaaaaataaaaaataaataaagcagGAAAAGGGAGCAGGCAAGAGGtcagagaagaaaaaatggaaagCAGGAAAGCAGGATGGTAATAACAGCAGAAAAAgcagaaagaaaggaaagaaggaaggtgtcgaggacttacctggagaaGTAGGCTGGCAGAGAAGCTCCTCGCGGATCTCAGACTCTCCAGACGGCGCGGTGGCAGAGGC harbors:
- the LOC128194237 gene encoding uncharacterized protein LOC128194237, with the protein product MEASSRLIVTSSDNDTFSKFWRRCHFSPDFESKLDDKIDSLEKLVTQLTTNRRSTSPSASVARLCAICPSSNHYTDACPSLQHPVASDAPQAYSTNIYNRQQKQQQQQMQFYDAPFQITPQPSTSEPTLKELLEQMTMQNLKFKQESMKIQQETQAAMQNLSNQIRQMATLAPEENAEVFEDQARISSTMEPGRPFLSSTVEVNVPQLECAVDELEIHEKISTEQKHVYSETDIDLIDNSEVFDSVLVSETIDINVVLNEHDYSDEISIDNSFELNVDFVDNAYVNIDFETGILQSHNMIELEQNFDLTQFSENCECDCESGSCPICIEIDYVLQTDSEFITDVIDYEFDDNVTKVNENTGITPVSQTQQLLVDRRLLILLIQQLARRRSKKSLDLNERAVLGELLLKTSSPDPEVEDISLMVQNWQLPP